One region of Chaetodon auriga isolate fChaAug3 chromosome 5, fChaAug3.hap1, whole genome shotgun sequence genomic DNA includes:
- the poc5 gene encoding centrosomal protein POC5 isoform X2, with amino-acid sequence MSSDEEEQTSPVLPKDSDRGSSVSSELQDEYEELLRYAVVTPKLETLTSAHMQRLSTSYLSAEGWTSHRKDGTHSKHPAAEDGRHSSRTVKSHTSPLIVEPPTHSRDSHAEEMAGRPSSRVSMLSNTLSDRLLMTSERSRPNTPDPRESAVTEMFISEEKISKMENILDTWSNNLKSNVLTELRKWKLALKEQHKLEMKKERERYAVQTAGLKSELESLKGLLHTYETSNQRKDEAYAAQVAQQHYNLQLKKKVWLGWHSLVQKHWKVKVERACRAKAEEVCTRLSTEYEAKLAEHCEAIEKAQAEIQRLRLERERYEESMKKAFMRGVCALNMEALGMFHNTEGRPEQPPVHEQHDILPPQDESGSTMAQLQPYPISSTRFSPVHFDRPAPSYGEVEDMGGSGAPMSRAEVLPPTTLAHSSLPLGGAVSGRVVTASQQKPSKTVTARITARPDVSKTARSNLQVMGVAPPMSSVIVERHHPITQLTVGQATAAKFPRSSQQGQSSTGGRSSSRTHTSTCHVHSIKVVD; translated from the exons ATGTCCTCAGACGAAGAAGAGCAAACCAGTCCTGTTCTGCCCAAGGACTCTGATCGGGgcagctctgtctcctctgagctccag GATGAGTATGAGGAGCTTCTCCGCTATGCTGTGGTCACCCCTAAGCTCGAGACGCTCACCAGTGCTCACATGCAGCGACTGAGCACCTCATATCTGTCTGCAGAGGGTTGGACTTCTCACAGAAAAGATGGCACACACTCAAAGCACCCAGCAG CTGAAGATGGGAGACATTCTAGCAGGACCGTAAAATCACATACCTCCCCCTTGATTGTCGAGCCCCCAACACACTCAAGAGACTCTCATG cgGAGGAGATGGCAGGTCGGCCGTCTAGCAGGGTGTCAATGCTCTCAAACACTCTGTCAGACAGGTTACTCATGACGTCTGAGAGGTCTAGGCCAAACACCCCAGACCCCCGTGAGTCTGCTGTGACAGAGATGTTTATCTCAGAAGAGAAAATAAGCAAGATGGAGAACATTCTGGACACATGGAGCAACAACCTGAAG TCAAATGTACTGACTGAGCTCAGGAAGTGGAAGCTGGCGTTGAAGGAACAGCACAAgctggagatgaagaaagagagggagaggtatGCAGTCCAGACAGCTGGCTTGAAGTCAGAGCTTGAGAGTCTGAAGGGGCTGCTGCACACCTACGAGACTTCCAACCAGAGAAAAGATGAG GCTTATGCTGCTCAAGTAGCACAGCAGCACTACAATTTGCAGCTAAAGAAGAAGGTGTGGTTAGGCTGGCACTCTCTGGTCCAGAAGCACTGGAAGGTCAAGGTGGAGCGGGCTTGCCGTGCAAAGGCTGAAGAGGTCTGCACCCGCCTGTCTACAGAGTATGAGGCCAAGCTGGCAGAG cactgtgaggcGATAGAGAAGGCCCAGGCAGAGATTCAGAGACTACGACTAGAGCGAGAGCGTTACGAAGAATCTATGAAGAAAGCCTTTATGAGGGGCGTGTGCGCTCTCAACATGGAGGCTCTCGGCATGTTTCACAACACAGAGGGACGACCAGAGCAACCTCCAGTTCATGAGCAGCATG atATTCTGCCTCCCCAGGATGAGTCTGGCTCTACAATGGCTCAACTTCAACCATATCCCATCTCGTCCACACGGTTCAGCCCAGTCCATTTTGACCGTCCGGCTCCTTCTTATGGCGAAGTGGAGGATATG ggGGGCTCTGGAGCCCCTATGTCCAGGGCAGAAGTACTCCCTCCCACTACACTGGCACACAGCTCACTTCCACTTGGGGGCGCT gtcAGTGGTCGTGTCGTCACAGCCAGTCAACAAAAACCCTCAAAGACAGTAACAGCTCGCATCACTGCACGTCCTGACGTCAGTAAGACTGCACGCAGCAACCTGCAGGTGATGGGTGTGGCTCCACCCATGAGCTCTGTGATAGTCGAACGTCATCATCCCATTACACAG
- the poc5 gene encoding centrosomal protein POC5 isoform X1 has translation MSSDEEEQTSPVLPKDSDRGSSVSSELQDEYEELLRYAVVTPKLETLTSAHMQRLSTSYLSAEGWTSHRKDGTHSKHPAAEDGRHSSRTVKSHTSPLIVEPPTHSRDSHAEEMAGRPSSRVSMLSNTLSDRLLMTSERSRPNTPDPRESAVTEMFISEEKISKMENILDTWSNNLKSNVLTELRKWKLALKEQHKLEMKKERERYAVQTAGLKSELESLKGLLHTYETSNQRKDEVIVNLSQVLDRQKVKLEKMRTFTHWRLQHTEAKEEAYAAQVAQQHYNLQLKKKVWLGWHSLVQKHWKVKVERACRAKAEEVCTRLSTEYEAKLAEHCEAIEKAQAEIQRLRLERERYEESMKKAFMRGVCALNMEALGMFHNTEGRPEQPPVHEQHDILPPQDESGSTMAQLQPYPISSTRFSPVHFDRPAPSYGEVEDMGGSGAPMSRAEVLPPTTLAHSSLPLGGAVSGRVVTASQQKPSKTVTARITARPDVSKTARSNLQVMGVAPPMSSVIVERHHPITQLTVGQATAAKFPRSSQQGQSSTGGRSSSRTHTSTCHVHSIKVVD, from the exons ATGTCCTCAGACGAAGAAGAGCAAACCAGTCCTGTTCTGCCCAAGGACTCTGATCGGGgcagctctgtctcctctgagctccag GATGAGTATGAGGAGCTTCTCCGCTATGCTGTGGTCACCCCTAAGCTCGAGACGCTCACCAGTGCTCACATGCAGCGACTGAGCACCTCATATCTGTCTGCAGAGGGTTGGACTTCTCACAGAAAAGATGGCACACACTCAAAGCACCCAGCAG CTGAAGATGGGAGACATTCTAGCAGGACCGTAAAATCACATACCTCCCCCTTGATTGTCGAGCCCCCAACACACTCAAGAGACTCTCATG cgGAGGAGATGGCAGGTCGGCCGTCTAGCAGGGTGTCAATGCTCTCAAACACTCTGTCAGACAGGTTACTCATGACGTCTGAGAGGTCTAGGCCAAACACCCCAGACCCCCGTGAGTCTGCTGTGACAGAGATGTTTATCTCAGAAGAGAAAATAAGCAAGATGGAGAACATTCTGGACACATGGAGCAACAACCTGAAG TCAAATGTACTGACTGAGCTCAGGAAGTGGAAGCTGGCGTTGAAGGAACAGCACAAgctggagatgaagaaagagagggagaggtatGCAGTCCAGACAGCTGGCTTGAAGTCAGAGCTTGAGAGTCTGAAGGGGCTGCTGCACACCTACGAGACTTCCAACCAGAGAAAAGATGAG GTGATAGTGAACCTGAGCCAAGTGTTGGACAGACAAAAAGTAAAGCTTGAAAAAATGAGAACTTTCACCCACTGGAGACTCCAGCACACTGAGGCCAAAGAAGAG GCTTATGCTGCTCAAGTAGCACAGCAGCACTACAATTTGCAGCTAAAGAAGAAGGTGTGGTTAGGCTGGCACTCTCTGGTCCAGAAGCACTGGAAGGTCAAGGTGGAGCGGGCTTGCCGTGCAAAGGCTGAAGAGGTCTGCACCCGCCTGTCTACAGAGTATGAGGCCAAGCTGGCAGAG cactgtgaggcGATAGAGAAGGCCCAGGCAGAGATTCAGAGACTACGACTAGAGCGAGAGCGTTACGAAGAATCTATGAAGAAAGCCTTTATGAGGGGCGTGTGCGCTCTCAACATGGAGGCTCTCGGCATGTTTCACAACACAGAGGGACGACCAGAGCAACCTCCAGTTCATGAGCAGCATG atATTCTGCCTCCCCAGGATGAGTCTGGCTCTACAATGGCTCAACTTCAACCATATCCCATCTCGTCCACACGGTTCAGCCCAGTCCATTTTGACCGTCCGGCTCCTTCTTATGGCGAAGTGGAGGATATG ggGGGCTCTGGAGCCCCTATGTCCAGGGCAGAAGTACTCCCTCCCACTACACTGGCACACAGCTCACTTCCACTTGGGGGCGCT gtcAGTGGTCGTGTCGTCACAGCCAGTCAACAAAAACCCTCAAAGACAGTAACAGCTCGCATCACTGCACGTCCTGACGTCAGTAAGACTGCACGCAGCAACCTGCAGGTGATGGGTGTGGCTCCACCCATGAGCTCTGTGATAGTCGAACGTCATCATCCCATTACACAG